One window from the genome of Streptomyces sp. NBC_00287 encodes:
- the nadC gene encoding carboxylating nicotinate-nucleotide diphosphorylase, with translation MSTPDLPLAQDDGCGDGCACGADTDETYLECGLDPALAQLLTDAGLDPLEVEDIANVAIQEDLDNGVDVTTVATIPEDAVATADFTAREAGVVAGLRVAEAVISVVCTDEFEVERHVEDGDRVAAGQKLLSVTTRTRDLLTAERSALNLLCRLSGIATATRAWADVLEGTKARVRDTRKTTPGLRAMEKFAVRCGGGVNHRMSLSDAALVKDNHVVAAGGVAQAFKAVRETFPEVPIEVEVDTLHQLRDAVDAGADLILLDNFTPVECEEAVALVRGRAALEASGRLTLDNAKAYADTGVDYLAVGALTHSSPILDIGLDLRAAE, from the coding sequence GTGAGCACCCCCGACCTCCCCCTCGCCCAGGACGACGGCTGCGGCGACGGCTGCGCCTGCGGGGCGGACACCGACGAGACGTATCTGGAGTGCGGGCTCGACCCCGCGCTCGCGCAGCTTCTGACCGACGCGGGCCTCGATCCGCTGGAGGTCGAGGACATCGCGAACGTCGCCATCCAGGAGGACCTCGACAACGGCGTGGACGTGACGACGGTCGCGACCATCCCCGAGGACGCGGTCGCCACCGCCGACTTCACCGCGCGTGAGGCGGGCGTCGTGGCCGGTCTGCGGGTCGCCGAAGCGGTGATCTCCGTGGTCTGCACCGACGAGTTCGAGGTCGAGCGGCATGTCGAGGACGGCGACCGGGTGGCGGCCGGGCAGAAGCTGCTGTCGGTCACCACGCGCACGCGTGACCTGCTGACCGCCGAGCGCAGCGCGCTGAACCTGCTGTGCCGGCTGTCGGGCATCGCGACCGCCACGCGCGCGTGGGCGGACGTGCTGGAGGGCACCAAGGCACGCGTGCGTGACACCCGCAAGACGACGCCCGGGCTGCGGGCGATGGAGAAGTTCGCGGTCCGCTGCGGCGGGGGTGTGAACCACCGGATGTCGCTCTCGGACGCGGCCCTGGTCAAGGACAACCACGTCGTCGCCGCCGGTGGTGTGGCGCAGGCCTTCAAGGCCGTACGGGAGACCTTCCCCGAGGTGCCGATCGAGGTCGAGGTGGACACCCTGCACCAGCTGCGCGACGCGGTGGACGCGGGTGCCGATCTCATCCTGCTGGACAACTTCACGCCGGTGGAGTGCGAGGAGGCGGTGGCGCTGGTGCGCGGCCGTGCGGCGCTGGAGGCGTCCGGGCGACTGACCCTGGACAACGCCAAGGCGTACGCGGACACGGGCGTCGACTACCTGGCCGTAGGGGCGCTGACGCACTCCTCGCCGATCCTGGACATCGGGCTGGACCTGCGAGCGGCGGAGTAG
- a CDS encoding type III pantothenate kinase — protein MLLTIDVGNTHTVLGLFDGEDIVEHWRISTDARRTADELAVLLQGLMGMHPLLGEELGDGIDGIAICATVPSVLHELREVTRRYYGDVPAVLVEPGVKTGVPILTDNPKEVGADRIINAVAAVELYGGPAIVVDFGTATTFDAVSARGEYVGGVIAPGIEISVEALGVKGAQLRKIEVARPRSVIGKNTVEAMQAGIVYGFAGQVDGVVSRMVRELADDPDDVTVIATGGLAPMVLGESSVIDEHEPWLTLIGLRLVYERNVSRM, from the coding sequence ATGCTGCTGACGATCGACGTAGGAAACACCCACACCGTCCTGGGCCTGTTCGACGGCGAGGACATCGTCGAGCACTGGCGCATCTCCACGGACGCGCGCCGTACGGCGGATGAGCTGGCGGTGCTGTTGCAGGGGCTGATGGGGATGCATCCGCTCCTCGGGGAGGAACTCGGCGACGGGATCGACGGGATCGCGATCTGCGCGACCGTGCCCTCCGTGCTGCATGAGCTGCGGGAGGTGACGCGGCGGTACTACGGCGATGTGCCGGCGGTGCTGGTGGAGCCCGGGGTGAAGACCGGGGTGCCGATCCTCACGGACAACCCCAAGGAGGTCGGCGCGGACCGGATCATCAACGCGGTCGCGGCGGTCGAGCTGTACGGCGGTCCGGCGATCGTCGTGGACTTCGGTACGGCGACGACGTTCGACGCGGTCAGCGCGCGCGGGGAGTACGTCGGTGGGGTCATCGCGCCGGGTATCGAGATCTCGGTCGAGGCGCTCGGGGTGAAGGGCGCGCAGCTTCGGAAGATCGAGGTGGCTCGGCCGCGGAGTGTGATCGGCAAGAACACGGTCGAGGCGATGCAGGCCGGGATCGTGTACGGGTTCGCCGGGCAGGTGGACGGTGTGGTGAGCCGGATGGTGCGGGAGCTGGCGGATGATCCGGATGATGTGACGGTGATCGCGACGGGTGGGTTGGCGCCGATGGTGCTGGGCGAGTCGTCGGTGATCGATGAGCATGAGCCGTGGTTGACGCTGATCGGGTTGCGGTTGGTGTACGAGCGGAACGTGTCGCGGATGTGA
- a CDS encoding BlaI/MecI/CopY family transcriptional regulator: MGELEDAVMTRVWKWNRPVTVREVLEDLQQERSIAYTTVMTVLDNLHQKGWVRREAEGRAYRYEAVSTRAAYAAALMNDAWSQSDNPAAALVAFFGMMSDEQRQALSDAVRMVQGPEQTEPGDNPGSASEAGER; the protein is encoded by the coding sequence TTGGGAGAACTCGAAGACGCGGTCATGACGCGGGTGTGGAAGTGGAACCGCCCGGTGACCGTTCGAGAAGTCCTCGAAGATCTTCAGCAGGAACGGTCCATCGCCTACACCACGGTGATGACCGTTTTGGACAATCTCCATCAGAAGGGCTGGGTGCGCCGTGAGGCGGAAGGCCGGGCCTATCGATATGAGGCGGTCTCCACACGTGCCGCCTACGCCGCCGCCCTCATGAACGACGCATGGTCGCAGAGTGACAACCCCGCCGCCGCCCTCGTCGCCTTCTTCGGGATGATGAGCGACGAACAGCGACAAGCCCTCAGCGACGCGGTACGCATGGTCCAAGGGCCGGAACAAACGGAGCCCGGGGATAACCCCGGCTCGGCGTCGGAGGCAGGCGAGCGATAG
- a CDS encoding amino-acid N-acetyltransferase, with product MSAQSSPAESPEVTAKALTVRRARTSDVPAVRRLLDAYVRGGILLDKATVTLYEDIQEFWVAERDDNAEVVGCGALHVMWEDLAEVRTLAVKPGLKGAGVGHQLLEKLLQTARWLGVRRVFCLTFEVDFFGKHGFVEIGETPVDTDVYAELMRSYDEGVAEFLGLERVKPNTLGNSRMLLHL from the coding sequence ATGTCCGCACAGAGCTCACCGGCAGAGAGCCCCGAAGTCACCGCAAAAGCCCTCACCGTCCGACGGGCCCGCACCAGCGATGTCCCGGCGGTGCGTCGCCTCCTTGACGCCTACGTCCGCGGTGGCATCCTGCTCGACAAAGCCACGGTGACGCTTTACGAGGACATCCAGGAGTTCTGGGTCGCGGAACGTGACGACAACGCGGAGGTCGTCGGCTGCGGCGCCCTGCACGTGATGTGGGAAGACCTCGCGGAAGTCCGCACTCTCGCCGTGAAGCCGGGACTCAAGGGCGCCGGCGTCGGTCATCAGTTGCTGGAGAAGTTGCTGCAGACCGCGCGTTGGCTGGGTGTTCGCCGGGTATTCTGCCTGACCTTCGAAGTGGACTTCTTCGGCAAGCACGGCTTCGTCGAGATCGGTGAGACACCCGTCGACACCGATGTCTACGCCGAGCTGATGCGTTCCTATGACGAGGGCGTCGCGGAGTTCCTCGGTCTCGAACGAGTGAAACCGAACACCTTGGGCAACAGCCGGATGCTTCTGCATCTGTGA
- a CDS encoding histone-like nucleoid-structuring protein Lsr2: MAQKVQVLLVDDLDGGEADETVTFALDGKTYEIDLTTSNADKLRGLLDPYVKGGRRTGGRASGGRGKARAASGGSQDTAQIRAWAKENGYEVNDRGRVPASIREAYEKANG, translated from the coding sequence GTGGCACAGAAGGTTCAGGTCCTTCTTGTCGACGACCTCGACGGCGGCGAGGCGGACGAGACCGTGACGTTCGCGCTGGACGGCAAGACGTACGAGATCGATCTCACGACCTCCAATGCGGACAAGCTCCGTGGCCTTCTCGATCCTTACGTGAAGGGTGGTCGTCGTACCGGAGGCCGTGCTTCGGGTGGGCGTGGAAAGGCGCGTGCCGCTTCCGGCGGCAGCCAGGACACCGCCCAGATCCGTGCGTGGGCGAAGGAGAACGGTTACGAGGTCAACGACCGCGGCCGTGTTCCCGCGTCCATTCGCGAGGCTTACGAGAAGGCCAACGGCTGA
- a CDS encoding SCO3374 family protein, translating to MVGTLPPVTTVPLPRRPRDPSDHARHWYENELGWPTVPGSPPGLRLGVHFDVLDMPAEAGRAALRHLAPGSPVALQGDRMRLLVAAGSAEELPGVLAWLEWGALALDLTATGEGGLMDAPEPPGARRLPPGLPGAPQGAAVWLRPPEPGCEVEASLPTLSALGGGGGAPDLVRLVDTVATHCHRLRLRRLSVQPLAFS from the coding sequence ATGGTTGGCACCCTCCCCCCGGTTACTACGGTCCCGCTCCCCCGCCGGCCGCGCGATCCGAGTGATCACGCCCGCCATTGGTACGAGAACGAACTGGGGTGGCCGACGGTGCCCGGAAGCCCGCCGGGATTGCGGCTGGGCGTGCACTTCGACGTCCTGGACATGCCGGCCGAGGCGGGCCGGGCGGCGCTGCGCCACCTGGCGCCGGGCTCTCCGGTGGCGTTGCAGGGCGACCGGATGCGGCTGCTGGTGGCCGCGGGCAGCGCGGAGGAACTGCCCGGGGTGCTGGCCTGGCTGGAGTGGGGCGCATTGGCCCTCGATCTCACGGCGACCGGCGAGGGCGGTCTCATGGACGCGCCCGAACCTCCCGGCGCGCGACGGCTCCCCCCGGGCCTTCCGGGCGCGCCGCAGGGGGCCGCCGTCTGGCTGCGGCCCCCCGAGCCGGGGTGCGAGGTCGAGGCCTCGCTGCCGACGCTGTCGGCCTTGGGGGGCGGTGGGGGCGCCCCCGATCTCGTACGACTCGTGGACACGGTGGCAACCCACTGCCACCGGCTGCGGCTGCGCCGCCTGTCCGTTCAGCCGTTGGCCTTCTCGTAA
- a CDS encoding ATP-dependent Clp protease ATP-binding subunit, whose translation MFERFTDRARRVVVLAQEEARMLNHNYIGTEHILLGLIHEGEGVAAKALESLGISLEAVRQQVEEIIGQGQQAPSGHIPFTPRAKKVLELSLREALQLGHNYIGTEHILLGLIREGEGVAAQVLVKLGADLNRVRQQVIQLLSGYSGGKEAATAGGPAEGTPSTSLVLDQFGRNLTQAARESKLDPVIGREKEIERVMQVLSRRTKNNPVLIGEPGVGKTAVVEGLAQAIVKGEVPETLKDKHLYTLDLGALVAGSRYRGDFEERLKKVLKEIRTRGDIILFIDELHTLVGAGAAEGAIDAASILKPMLARGELQTIGATTLDEYRKHLEKDAALERRFQPIQVAEPSLPHTIEILKGLRDRYEAHHRVSITDEALVQAATLADRYISDRFLPDKAIDLIDEAGSRMRIRRMTAPPDLREFDEKIAGVRRDKESAIDSQDFEKAASLRDKEKQLLAAKAKREKEWKAGDMDVVAEVDGELIAEVLATATGIPVFKLTEEESSRLLRMEDELHKRVIGQVDAVKALSKAIRRTRAGLKDPKRPGGSFIFAGPSGVGKTELSKALAEFLFGDEDALISLDMSEFSEKHTVSRLFGSPPGYVGYEEGGQLTEKVRRKPFSVVLFDEVEKAHPDIFNSLLQILEDGRLTDSQGRVVDFKNTVIIMTTNLGTRDISKGFNLGFAASGDKKTNYERMKNKVSDELKQHFRPEFLNRVDDVVVFPQLTQDDILAIVDLMIGKVDERLKDRDMGIELSQSAKELLSTKGYDPVLGARPLRRTIQREIEDSLSEKILFGELRPGHIVVVDTEGEGEAKTFTFRGEEKAALPDVPPIEQAAGGAGPNLSKEA comes from the coding sequence ATGTTCGAGAGGTTCACCGACCGCGCGCGGCGGGTTGTCGTCCTGGCTCAGGAAGAAGCCCGGATGCTCAACCACAACTACATCGGCACCGAGCACATCCTCCTGGGCCTGATCCACGAGGGTGAAGGTGTCGCCGCCAAGGCCCTTGAGAGCCTCGGGATTTCGCTCGAGGCGGTCCGCCAGCAGGTGGAGGAGATCATCGGCCAGGGCCAGCAGGCCCCGTCCGGGCACATCCCCTTCACCCCCCGTGCCAAGAAGGTCCTGGAGCTGTCGCTCCGCGAGGCCCTTCAGCTGGGCCACAACTACATCGGCACGGAGCACATCCTGCTCGGCCTGATCCGCGAGGGCGAGGGCGTCGCCGCCCAGGTCCTCGTCAAGCTGGGCGCAGATCTCAACCGGGTGCGGCAGCAGGTCATCCAGCTGCTCTCCGGTTACTCCGGGGGCAAGGAGGCCGCCACGGCGGGCGGCCCGGCCGAGGGCACGCCCTCGACCTCCCTCGTCCTCGACCAGTTCGGCCGGAACCTCACCCAGGCCGCTCGTGAGTCCAAGCTCGACCCGGTCATCGGGCGCGAGAAGGAGATCGAGCGGGTCATGCAGGTGCTGTCCCGCCGTACCAAGAACAACCCGGTCCTGATCGGTGAGCCCGGCGTCGGCAAGACCGCCGTCGTGGAGGGTCTCGCCCAGGCCATCGTCAAGGGCGAGGTGCCCGAGACCCTCAAGGACAAGCACCTCTACACCCTGGACCTCGGCGCCCTGGTCGCCGGCTCCCGCTACCGCGGTGACTTCGAGGAGCGCCTGAAGAAGGTCCTCAAGGAGATCCGCACCCGCGGCGACATCATCCTGTTCATCGACGAGCTCCACACCCTGGTGGGTGCGGGTGCCGCCGAGGGCGCCATCGACGCGGCTTCCATCCTGAAGCCGATGCTGGCCCGCGGTGAGCTGCAGACCATCGGTGCCACCACGCTGGACGAGTACCGCAAGCACCTGGAGAAGGACGCGGCCCTGGAGCGCCGTTTCCAGCCCATCCAGGTCGCCGAGCCCTCGCTCCCGCACACGATCGAGATCCTCAAGGGTCTGCGTGACCGGTACGAGGCGCACCACCGCGTCTCCATCACCGACGAGGCGCTGGTCCAGGCCGCCACTCTGGCCGACCGGTACATCTCGGACCGCTTCCTCCCCGACAAGGCGATCGACCTGATCGACGAGGCGGGCTCCCGGATGCGTATCCGCCGGATGACCGCGCCGCCGGACCTGCGCGAGTTCGACGAGAAGATCGCCGGTGTCCGCCGGGACAAGGAGTCCGCGATCGACTCGCAGGACTTCGAGAAGGCCGCCTCCCTGCGCGACAAGGAGAAGCAGCTTCTCGCCGCGAAGGCCAAGCGGGAGAAGGAGTGGAAGGCCGGCGACATGGACGTCGTCGCCGAGGTCGACGGCGAGCTGATCGCCGAGGTCCTCGCGACCGCCACCGGCATCCCGGTCTTCAAGCTGACCGAGGAGGAGTCGAGCCGCCTGCTCCGCATGGAGGACGAGCTCCACAAGCGGGTCATCGGCCAGGTCGACGCCGTCAAGGCGCTGTCGAAGGCGATCCGTCGTACGCGTGCCGGTCTGAAGGACCCCAAGCGTCCCGGTGGTTCGTTCATCTTCGCCGGCCCCTCCGGTGTCGGTAAGACCGAGCTGTCCAAGGCGCTCGCCGAGTTCCTCTTCGGTGACGAGGACGCGCTGATCTCCCTCGACATGTCGGAGTTCAGCGAGAAGCACACGGTCTCCCGGCTCTTCGGTTCGCCCCCCGGCTACGTGGGCTACGAAGAGGGCGGCCAGCTGACCGAGAAGGTCCGCCGCAAGCCGTTCTCCGTGGTCCTCTTCGACGAGGTCGAGAAGGCGCACCCGGACATCTTCAACTCGCTGCTGCAGATCCTGGAGGACGGTCGACTGACCGACTCCCAGGGCCGGGTCGTGGACTTCAAGAACACGGTCATCATCATGACGACCAACCTCGGCACCCGGGACATCTCCAAGGGCTTCAACCTGGGCTTCGCCGCCTCGGGCGACAAGAAGACCAACTACGAGCGCATGAAGAACAAGGTCTCGGACGAGCTCAAGCAGCACTTCCGGCCCGAGTTCCTCAACCGCGTCGACGACGTGGTCGTCTTCCCGCAGCTGACCCAGGACGACATCCTCGCGATCGTCGACCTGATGATCGGCAAGGTGGACGAGCGCCTGAAGGACCGGGACATGGGCATCGAGCTCTCCCAGTCCGCCAAGGAGCTGCTGTCCACCAAGGGTTACGACCCAGTGCTGGGTGCGCGTCCGCTGCGTCGCACCATCCAGCGCGAGATCGAGGACTCCCTCTCCGAGAAGATCCTCTTCGGCGAGCTGCGCCCCGGTCACATCGTGGTCGTGGACACCGAGGGCGAGGGCGAGGCCAAGACCTTCACCTTCCGTGGTGAGGAGAAGGCGGCGCTCCCCGACGTCCCGCCGATCGAGCAGGCGGCCGGCGGTGCCGGTCCGAACCTGAGCAAGGAGGCGTAA
- a CDS encoding NACHT domain-containing protein, whose product MEPAVLGGRLVSSLVGPLVRKLFVQGTPGAGLVDKPVRLCDLVSFRGEKRTIGEAEVRKLAGRLVSEAVASPGERPFPPDEEEAVTDTLARRLLALGDLDMDDVQAVRMGSHELAQKLHRRAAPPDGLSGDACVFLDSTTQWACLHILEFFTRRSTFVARTLVEQSRTQSELIALVNELIARTPRPDARDTAFEHRYLSYVAQQHNHITIYGIDLRDSPDRWPLEVAYLSLEATGDEERTGGPGIGSEGTFSVHLPAEEALLAHDCVLLRGDAGSGKTTLVQWLAVTAARTGDRVPFVLPLRTLIRAGALPPPAGFLTAVSCPLSPPEAWTERVLTAKRALILVDGLDEIPAADRHHTRAWLLGLIHAFPGNQWLLTSRPTAVRPDWLTAEGFRELLLAPMRRPEVTTFVRRWHEAAQAPEYLPPLLDALRTKRDLARLATNPLMCGLICALHRERRGYLPTGRKELYDAALTMLLTRRDRERGMGAVDGVDLSEEAQLEVVQRLAYALVLSGRTEMDVETAEGIVERCLPSIAVQGAAATVLRALLLRSGLLRQPAEGVVDFVHRTFQDYLGARYAVEEGHLDVLVSHADNTQWEDVIRLAVAHARPRERAYLLEQLLSRNTPRLSLLALACLEHAPALDPGVRAMVEARAAALIPPRTPQEARTLAEAGPLVLELLPGPEGLTDDEAEAVTATAALVGTDAAVSVLARFQGCRSDRVRVNLTRAWGRFDTEMYATEVLAHVDTDDLYIFADSPEQMAALPLLGHRARLGLTGNYAPADVLEVLPDGVEYLGFYENPVLSDLRSLGSLPLRSLRHLTLVRCPGVGDLSPLADLRLRSLYLHELHELNGLARLTTLENVTLITRLPGGGLAALPQDAPLTWISLGSGAVAETGLRGLSHWQGLDFLDLRDGLGVLGSQDWAEVSLLPRLTRLRMSASLVPGLAGAPRLSTIEELTVTDVREGSDLTALAHVCPQVRTVRLYPEQLSAALNAAPWAAVFPDAEVTAPSARPYFF is encoded by the coding sequence ATGGAGCCCGCGGTACTGGGTGGCCGACTGGTGTCGAGCCTGGTCGGCCCGCTGGTGCGCAAGCTGTTCGTGCAGGGCACCCCCGGCGCCGGGCTGGTCGACAAGCCCGTACGCCTCTGCGACCTGGTGTCGTTCCGGGGCGAGAAGCGCACGATCGGGGAGGCGGAGGTCCGCAAGCTCGCCGGCAGGCTGGTGTCGGAGGCGGTGGCCTCACCCGGCGAGCGGCCGTTCCCGCCCGACGAGGAAGAGGCCGTCACCGACACGCTGGCCCGCCGGCTGCTCGCCCTGGGCGACCTGGACATGGACGACGTCCAGGCCGTACGGATGGGCAGCCACGAACTCGCCCAGAAGCTGCACCGCAGGGCCGCACCCCCCGACGGCCTGTCCGGGGACGCCTGCGTCTTCCTCGACTCCACGACACAGTGGGCCTGCCTGCACATCCTGGAGTTCTTCACCCGCCGGTCCACCTTCGTCGCCCGCACCCTGGTCGAGCAGAGCCGCACGCAGTCCGAACTCATCGCCCTGGTCAATGAGTTGATCGCCCGCACGCCCCGACCCGACGCCCGGGACACCGCCTTCGAACACCGCTATCTGTCGTACGTCGCACAGCAGCACAACCACATCACCATCTACGGCATCGACCTACGGGACTCCCCCGACCGCTGGCCCCTCGAAGTCGCCTACCTGAGCCTGGAGGCGACGGGAGACGAGGAGCGCACGGGCGGCCCGGGCATCGGCTCCGAGGGCACCTTCAGCGTTCATCTGCCCGCCGAGGAAGCCCTCTTGGCCCACGACTGCGTGCTGCTGCGCGGGGACGCGGGCTCAGGCAAGACGACCCTGGTGCAGTGGCTCGCTGTGACAGCCGCCCGCACCGGCGATCGCGTCCCGTTCGTCCTCCCTCTGCGCACCTTGATCCGCGCGGGCGCCCTCCCGCCGCCCGCTGGCTTCCTGACGGCGGTGAGCTGTCCGCTGTCCCCGCCGGAGGCCTGGACGGAGCGGGTACTGACCGCCAAGCGCGCACTCATCCTCGTCGACGGCCTGGACGAGATCCCCGCCGCTGACCGGCACCACACCCGCGCATGGCTCCTCGGCCTGATCCACGCCTTCCCCGGCAATCAGTGGCTGCTGACCTCACGTCCCACCGCCGTACGCCCCGACTGGCTCACCGCGGAGGGCTTCCGCGAACTGCTCCTCGCCCCGATGCGCCGCCCCGAGGTGACGACCTTCGTCCGCCGCTGGCACGAAGCGGCGCAGGCCCCTGAGTACCTGCCTCCCCTGCTGGACGCCCTACGCACCAAACGCGACCTGGCCCGGCTCGCCACCAACCCCCTGATGTGCGGCCTGATCTGCGCCCTGCACCGGGAACGGCGCGGCTATCTGCCCACGGGCCGCAAGGAGTTGTACGACGCCGCCCTCACGATGCTGCTCACGCGCCGGGACCGGGAGCGGGGCATGGGCGCGGTGGACGGCGTGGACCTGAGCGAGGAGGCCCAGCTGGAGGTGGTCCAGCGGTTGGCGTACGCGCTGGTGCTGAGCGGCCGTACGGAGATGGACGTCGAGACGGCCGAGGGGATAGTCGAGCGATGCCTGCCGTCGATCGCGGTACAGGGGGCCGCCGCGACGGTGCTGCGGGCGCTGCTGCTGCGCAGCGGTCTGCTCCGCCAACCCGCGGAGGGGGTCGTCGACTTCGTCCACCGCACGTTCCAGGACTATCTGGGGGCGCGGTACGCGGTGGAGGAGGGGCACCTCGACGTCCTGGTCAGCCATGCGGACAACACGCAGTGGGAGGACGTGATCCGGCTGGCGGTGGCACACGCCCGGCCACGGGAACGGGCCTACCTCCTGGAGCAGTTGCTGTCCCGGAACACTCCCCGGCTGAGCCTGCTGGCGCTGGCCTGCCTGGAACACGCCCCGGCCCTGGACCCGGGGGTGCGGGCAATGGTCGAGGCACGGGCGGCCGCGCTGATCCCGCCGCGGACGCCGCAGGAGGCCAGGACCCTGGCGGAGGCGGGCCCTCTCGTGCTGGAGCTGCTGCCAGGACCGGAGGGACTGACCGACGACGAGGCCGAGGCGGTCACGGCGACGGCGGCGCTGGTCGGGACGGATGCCGCGGTGAGCGTACTGGCGCGGTTCCAGGGGTGCCGGTCGGACCGGGTACGGGTCAATCTCACCCGCGCCTGGGGGCGGTTCGACACGGAGATGTACGCCACCGAGGTGCTGGCCCACGTCGACACCGATGACCTGTACATCTTCGCCGACTCGCCCGAGCAGATGGCGGCCCTGCCGCTGCTCGGTCATCGGGCTCGACTGGGATTGACGGGCAACTACGCCCCCGCGGACGTACTGGAGGTACTGCCTGACGGGGTGGAGTATCTCGGCTTCTACGAGAACCCCGTGCTGAGCGATCTGAGGTCGCTGGGCTCGCTGCCTCTGCGTTCGCTCCGTCACTTGACCCTGGTGCGGTGCCCCGGGGTGGGCGACCTCTCGCCCCTGGCCGATCTGCGTCTGCGCTCTCTCTATCTGCACGAGCTCCACGAGCTGAACGGGCTGGCCCGCCTGACCACACTTGAGAACGTCACCCTCATCACGCGCCTGCCGGGCGGCGGACTGGCCGCCCTGCCACAGGACGCGCCGCTGACGTGGATCAGCCTGGGCTCGGGCGCCGTCGCGGAGACGGGCCTGCGTGGCCTGAGCCATTGGCAGGGGCTGGACTTCCTCGACCTCAGGGACGGACTCGGCGTCCTCGGCTCCCAGGACTGGGCCGAGGTCTCCCTGCTCCCTCGCCTCACCCGCCTGAGAATGTCCGCAAGCCTGGTCCCCGGCCTCGCAGGAGCCCCCCGGCTGTCCACCATCGAGGAATTGACCGTGACGGACGTCCGGGAGGGCTCGGACCTCACCGCGCTGGCCCACGTGTGCCCGCAGGTCCGCACCGTCCGGCTGTACCCGGAGCAACTGTCCGCAGCCTTGAACGCGGCCCCCTGGGCGGCGGTCTTCCCGGACGCCGAGGTCACCGCTCCGAGCGCCCGGCCCTATTTCTTCTGA
- a CDS encoding HAD family acid phosphatase: protein MTTRRPWALRIGATAATAAALVAFAGPAQAAPSTGTTTVATAAATADVDYDTWQKDCQLVMNQALPQIKQRIANTEPGEKQAIVFDIDNTTLETDFGFSYPQPANKPVLEVAKYAQEHGVALFFVTARPGIIYSVTDYNLKYRGYKVAGLYVRGFLDLFKNVGDYKTAQRVDIENKGYTIIANIGNSATDLSGGHAEKTYKLPDYDGQLS from the coding sequence ATGACCACCCGACGCCCCTGGGCGCTCCGCATAGGTGCAACCGCCGCCACCGCCGCCGCCCTCGTGGCTTTCGCCGGACCCGCTCAGGCCGCTCCGAGCACCGGCACGACGACCGTCGCGACCGCCGCCGCCACCGCGGACGTCGACTACGACACCTGGCAGAAGGACTGCCAACTGGTGATGAACCAGGCGCTGCCCCAGATCAAGCAGCGCATCGCGAACACCGAGCCGGGCGAGAAGCAGGCGATCGTGTTCGACATCGACAACACCACCCTGGAGACCGACTTCGGCTTCAGCTACCCCCAGCCGGCCAACAAGCCGGTCCTGGAGGTCGCCAAGTACGCCCAGGAGCACGGCGTCGCCCTGTTCTTCGTGACCGCCCGCCCGGGCATCATCTACTCGGTCACCGACTACAACCTCAAGTACCGCGGCTACAAGGTCGCCGGGCTCTACGTCCGCGGCTTCCTCGACCTGTTCAAGAACGTCGGCGACTACAAGACGGCCCAGCGCGTCGACATCGAGAACAAGGGCTACACGATCATCGCGAACATCGGCAACAGCGCCACCGACCTGTCGGGCGGCCACGCCGAGAAGACGTACAAGCTGCCGGACTACGACGGCCAGCTCTCCTGA